A region of the Acidobacteriota bacterium genome:
GCCGCATTTGATGGTATCACCAACTTTTTTCCAAAAAACAATTCGACGCGCGATCAGCCCGGCAATCTGTTTGAAGACGATTTTGGCGTAACGATTTTCAACCGCAATCACTGTTTGCTCATTTTCAACTGAAGCGCGTTGGGCTGTGGCGACCAGGAACTTTCCCGGACGATAATCATAATAGGTGATTGATCCGGCCAGCGGCGAACGGTTGACGTGAACGTCGAAAATCGAAAGAAAAATACTGATCAGTGTTCCTGCCTGTTCGTTATTCGGATCAACGGACCTGAGCACGACAATCAATCCGTCAGCCGGTGAAACCACTGTTTTTTCATCGGTAGAAATCTCGCGGTCCGGATTACGAAAAAAGAATGCCACAAATGCGGCAAGAAACAGGAAAAGTCCGGCGATCCAAAAAAATGCTGGCACAATCAACCAGCCCAAAAACAGGCAAATGATGCTCAAAACAACGAGCGGAACGATGAAGGTATAAGCGTCGCGAAGCAATGTTCGGCTCCTGAATAAGTTGAATGAATTGCTGATTAGTTTTGACGAGCCCAGAGATTATCAGGCTGAACAATAAAAGAAAACGGGGACATTTTTTGTGCCCCCGTTTTCTTCCAGTCGGATATTTTTGAAGCTACATCAGCTTAGTGCGATGTCGCGCTAGTCTTATATTGACTAAGAATGATCTCCATTTGGTCTTTTAGGTGAAGCTTCTTTTTTTTCAGAATCACCTCTTCGTTTTTTTCGTCCTCGTTCGGATGCGATAAAGACAAAAGCTCGCTCAATCTTGCATCATATTTGTGATGTTCGTTGGCGAGCTCTCGGTAATGTTCATCATTTGCTATTAGGTAGTCTTTCAAAGCAGTTTCGCTAGCTGGAACGCTCATTGGCTTTTCCTCCTTTGGAGTTAAAAGTTGCCGATGTTTTGGTAGTTGCTTACCAGTTGTGTCTTCGATAGCCCGATACTAGTACAAAGCCTACACGTCATCAAGGCTCTTGTTTCAGCGGGCCGGCAATTTTCTTTGCAAGAATTAGCGCGTCATCCAGCGGGTCTAGGTAATAATTTTTTCTTCGCCCGACGACCGTAAATCCTTGTTTTTCATAGAGTGAGCGGGCGGCCGTGTTGCTGGACCGAACCTCTAAAAACGCCTGGGTTGCTCCTCGTTTCAGGGCAATCTGCTGCGCTTCTGCAAACAACTTCGTCGCCACTTCCGCCCTACGCCAATTTGGGGCAACCGCAACATTGTCTACCTCAAGTTCATCGGCCACGAGCCACCCAGAAAAACAGCCAATGACTTCAGAATTTGCATTGAGCGCAACAAGCAATACAGAATTTTGCTCTTTACACAATTTTTCATAACTGCTTTCTCCGCGCGAATTGAGTTGGCAAAATCGCTCAAGCTCAACGACTGAGGGAATATGCCGGACAAGCATTTGTGTAATTGAAACTTCCAAGCCGGATTCAACCCTTTCTATTCAATTCGGCGTCTGAAGGACGGATATAATGCGGACGTAACGTGCACTCGACGCATGAGCGTGAAAGCTCAGGAACCCGCAGGGCAATTTCCTCTGCTATTGAGGTGATAGGCATACAGACTTGCCAGTTTGGAAGCCCGACCAAAAGTTCATCAGGAAGAGCGCCAACAACTGTAAAAGCTTGTTGAGACAAATCGGAATTCAACATTGATTCTAAAGTCCAGACTCGATCTTCTCCCAACGGTAGAATATCGCCGACCTCTGTAATTCGGCGAACACCTGAATAAATTTCTTTCCGTCCGGCTTCGATGATCGCCAAAACATCACCCTTCACTCTTACACTGAGAGCAAGAGCGTCCATTGAATTGACTCCGAATGCAGGCTTGCCAAGTGAATGGGCCAGTCCTTTGATTGCAGCCAGGCCAACTCTCAGGCCGGTGAAACTGCCCGGTCCCGTAGCCGCAGCAAGGAATTGGACTTCATTCAGCCCAATTCCTGCTTTTTTCAGAAGCTCAGATAGTTGAAGAAAAAACGTTCGCGAATGAGGAATTGAAGCATCGCCTTTGAGCGAGGCGATCAGCTTGCCCCCCTGCGCCAAAGCGAATCCCGAGTTTGCGGAAGATGTATCAACGGCTAAAACGATTGGCGATGTTTCGTCGTTGGAATTGAGGTTTGACATAATTCGAGCGCCAATTATATCTTCGGGCAACGGGCTAACAAAATGACTCTCAGTGGAGTTTCCGATGATTCATCACAACTGTAGAAAGGCACAAATCGAATGTCTGCTGACAAAAATGCTGGGCAGTTGACGCCTATGCTGCGCCAGTTTTATGAGATCAAAAAACAATATCCGGGCACATTGCTCTTTTTCCGCATGGGCGATTTTTATGAATTGTTTTTTGACGACGCAATCATCGGCGCACGGGAAATGGAAATCACCTTGACGGCTCGGCACAAAGAGCGCGGCGTGCCAATTCCGATGTGCGGAGTCCCTCATCATGCAGTCACCGGATACATCTCTAAGCTGGTGAAAAAAGGATTTCGGATTGCCATTTGCGAACAAACAGAAGATCCCAAATCCACCTCCAAGCTGGTTAAACGTGAAGTCGTAAGGGTCGTCACGCCTGGAACTGCACTCGAAAACCAATTGCTCGAAGCCAAGCAAAACAGTTACTTAGCCTCGGTTTGTGGCGCAGGCAGCGGAATGGGATTGGCGTTGCTCGATCTTTCTACAGGTGAGTTTCTGGCAACGGAGTTTTTGGGTGAAGCCGCTTGGCAAAAGATTCTGGAGCAGATCGAAATCTTTTCCCCGCGAGAACTGATCTTCCCGAATTCGCTCTCCTTGTTGATTGGGTACAAACCAAAAAAATCTGCCCAGCAACCTGCGACTTCGCCAATTGCAGAACAAGAATTCTCCAACCCGTTATCAGTCTCAAGTTCGTCGGATGGATCTGAACCACGATCCCCGTTATCAGAACCTGGCTCTTATGAATTGAAAAATGTGGCGTTGACACCATTGGATGATTGGCTGTTTGGATTTGATCACGCGGATTCGCTGTTGCGGGCGCAACTCGGAGTCAATTCGCTGGACGGATTTGGCTTGAACGGTCACGAGTTTGCTGTTTGTGCTGCCGGCGCGGCGGCACATTATATTAATGAGACGCAAAAAGCGCAGGCTTCGCATCTGACGGAGATCACATATTTTGAATCCAGCGAGTTTTTGGTGCTGGACGCAACTACGGTCGGCAACCTGGAACTGGTTCAGGCGACGGACGACGTGGCGGCGCATTCGCTGGTTGGCGTATTGGATGAAACTCAAACCGGAATGGGCGCTCGATTATTGAGACAATGGATTTTGCGTCCCTCAGTCAAACTCGGCGAAATCGAAGCGCGGCTGGATGCGGTGGATGAACTGCGAAGCTCCACGATCAAACGCGACCAGTTACGACGTTTCCTTGAGCCGATGGGCGATCTGGAAAGGTTGTGCGGAAAAGTCACGCTTGGCCGAGCCAACGCGCGTGATTTGATTGCGTTGCGGCTTTCCATTGAAATCATTCCGCGGTTGCGGCAAACGCTCGGTGACAGTCGCTCTTCCCTGCTTCAGGTATTGGAGGAAAGTCTGGACGAACTTGCAGACGTGCGCGGGCTGATTGCCGAAGCGATTGCTGACGAACCTCCGGCGGCTGCGAGTGAAGCCGGAATGATCCGCGATGGCTTCAATCCTGAACTTGACGAGCTTCGCAATCTTGCGCACAGCGGGAAAAGTTATATCGCCGCGATTGAAGCCCGCGAACGCGGTCGCACTGGAATCGCCACACTCAAGGTAAAGTTCAACAATGTTTTCGGCTACTTCATCGAAATCAGCAACTCCAACAAAGACCGGGTCCCGCCGGATTACGAACGCAAACAGACCTTGGTCAACGCCGAGCGATTCACGACCCCGGAACTGAAGGAATACGAGGCGAAAGTCTTAGGCGCGGAGGAGCGAATCCTGACGCTGGAAATTGATTTGTTCAACGACGTTCGCCGCCGAGTCGCTCAGGAAGTCAAACGCATTCAAGGCGTCGCTCGCGCGGTGGCGACACTGGACGTGCTGGCTTCGCTGGCCGAAGTTGCCGCACAGCGAAATTACGTGCGGCCTCAGCTTCATGAAGGCGACGAGATTGAAATTCGCAATGGCCGGCATCCTGTGATCGAAACGCTGGGCGAACGCTTTGTGCCAAATGATCTTTGCGTCAACAACACGACCGACCGGTTGCTGATCATCACCGGGCCGAACATGGGTGGAAAAAGCATTTTTCTGAAGCAAGCCGCTTTGATCGTGGTGATGGCGCAGATGGGGAGCTTCGTTCCGGCGACTTCTGCCAGGATCGCGCTGGTGGATCGCATCTTCACGCGCGTCGGCGCTTCGGACAATTTGGCGCGCGGTCGTTCGACCTTTATGGTTGAAATGGTTGAAACTTCGAACATTTTGAACACGGCGACACCGCGTAGCCTGATTCTGCTCGATGAAGTCGGACGCGGCACGGCGACTTTTGACGGATTATCGCTGGCGTGGGCGATTGCCGAATACCTTCATGATCACGACCGGCATTCGGCCAAAACGCTGTTTGCAACGCATTACCACGAAATGACGGAACTGTCGAAGCTACGCCCAGGCGTTCGCAACTATCAAGTCGCGGTTTCGGAATCAAAAGGCGAGATCGTCTTTTTGCGGAAAGTGGTTGAAGGCGCGGCAAGTAAAAGTTACGGGATTGAAGTTGCGCGGCTGGCTGGCCTGCCGAAAACCGTCGTCGAACGGGCACGCGAAATTTTGACCAACCTCGAACAAAACGAACTGGACGTGACCGGAAAACCCAAATTCGCCAAGCATCTGAAAAAACCGAGCAAGCATGTCAATCAATTGTCCCTATTGGACGTCGCCGAGGATGAGTCGGAATCATCTGAATGACTTGGAGCAAATTTTTAATTGTGCTGAATTTGACAGACGAACGGCGAAATCCCTATCCTTTTCCCGGATGTAGCAAT
Encoded here:
- the rimI gene encoding ribosomal protein S18-alanine N-acetyltransferase, with the translated sequence MEVSITQMLVRHIPSVVELERFCQLNSRGESSYEKLCKEQNSVLLVALNANSEVIGCFSGWLVADELEVDNVAVAPNWRRAEVATKLFAEAQQIALKRGATQAFLEVRSSNTAARSLYEKQGFTVVGRRKNYYLDPLDDALILAKKIAGPLKQEP
- a CDS encoding DUF465 domain-containing protein: MSVPASETALKDYLIANDEHYRELANEHHKYDARLSELLSLSHPNEDEKNEEVILKKKKLHLKDQMEIILSQYKTSATSH
- the tsaB gene encoding tRNA (adenosine(37)-N6)-threonylcarbamoyltransferase complex dimerization subunit type 1 TsaB; its protein translation is MSNLNSNDETSPIVLAVDTSSANSGFALAQGGKLIASLKGDASIPHSRTFFLQLSELLKKAGIGLNEVQFLAAATGPGSFTGLRVGLAAIKGLAHSLGKPAFGVNSMDALALSVRVKGDVLAIIEAGRKEIYSGVRRITEVGDILPLGEDRVWTLESMLNSDLSQQAFTVVGALPDELLVGLPNWQVCMPITSIAEEIALRVPELSRSCVECTLRPHYIRPSDAELNRKG
- the mutS gene encoding DNA mismatch repair protein MutS — encoded protein: MSADKNAGQLTPMLRQFYEIKKQYPGTLLFFRMGDFYELFFDDAIIGAREMEITLTARHKERGVPIPMCGVPHHAVTGYISKLVKKGFRIAICEQTEDPKSTSKLVKREVVRVVTPGTALENQLLEAKQNSYLASVCGAGSGMGLALLDLSTGEFLATEFLGEAAWQKILEQIEIFSPRELIFPNSLSLLIGYKPKKSAQQPATSPIAEQEFSNPLSVSSSSDGSEPRSPLSEPGSYELKNVALTPLDDWLFGFDHADSLLRAQLGVNSLDGFGLNGHEFAVCAAGAAAHYINETQKAQASHLTEITYFESSEFLVLDATTVGNLELVQATDDVAAHSLVGVLDETQTGMGARLLRQWILRPSVKLGEIEARLDAVDELRSSTIKRDQLRRFLEPMGDLERLCGKVTLGRANARDLIALRLSIEIIPRLRQTLGDSRSSLLQVLEESLDELADVRGLIAEAIADEPPAAASEAGMIRDGFNPELDELRNLAHSGKSYIAAIEARERGRTGIATLKVKFNNVFGYFIEISNSNKDRVPPDYERKQTLVNAERFTTPELKEYEAKVLGAEERILTLEIDLFNDVRRRVAQEVKRIQGVARAVATLDVLASLAEVAAQRNYVRPQLHEGDEIEIRNGRHPVIETLGERFVPNDLCVNNTTDRLLIITGPNMGGKSIFLKQAALIVVMAQMGSFVPATSARIALVDRIFTRVGASDNLARGRSTFMVEMVETSNILNTATPRSLILLDEVGRGTATFDGLSLAWAIAEYLHDHDRHSAKTLFATHYHEMTELSKLRPGVRNYQVAVSESKGEIVFLRKVVEGAASKSYGIEVARLAGLPKTVVERAREILTNLEQNELDVTGKPKFAKHLKKPSKHVNQLSLLDVAEDESESSE
- a CDS encoding phosphatidylserine decarboxylase family protein; the encoded protein is MLRDAYTFIVPLVVLSIICLFLGWLIVPAFFWIAGLFLFLAAFVAFFFRNPDREISTDEKTVVSPADGLIVVLRSVDPNNEQAGTLISIFLSIFDVHVNRSPLAGSITYYDYRPGKFLVATAQRASVENEQTVIAVENRYAKIVFKQIAGLIARRIVFWKKVGDTIKCGERVGYIKFGSRVDVILPPQVTVMVKKGQRAKGGITVLGKILAGEGAE